Proteins found in one Pectobacterium atrosepticum genomic segment:
- a CDS encoding DUF2235 domain-containing protein gives MAADPYCIPCEHYDNWIEIEVRDEHNRSFKGLKATLTDDTGKSETVTLKEGRVLVHGFAVGPIAVKLETLPWLKAAQSREVLKNGQSAVPAYVAEKVGYDETPREHIKATTGDLCLTAPEQPLPEAHQEGKAGSVRFFTKHSYVIEVKGYQINVLRIGVFFDGTGNNTYNAESGLKKVEQWLAETCSDPAQREKELRGCQMGRLPVSDSAANDITNVGKLFNQYDLTAGPLVAHSYISGIGTRDPVAGKEGLEYQPDDMLTKALDVDFSGEDSSIVGKVNLACEQAITQAIDDDLKNVLPNIDCIHRIMFDVFGFSRGAAAARHFVNVIDQKADHPLVQAVANTPTIRLKAGFDWARRDDVRITFVGIFDTVASSYHPSVNIRLHADSVERLVHLTALDEVRKHFPLTRVTPTPIGTSIPPHFTELALPGAHSDLGGGYYSRWSLRNPNSDPALTECLELERFMSEEESSMPDTESRAYRQARAYAEEKIAQGWVGRLHPHLLRTATPPVGAISLIPYSFIRRRGKDDSWPKKAVYVEVVMSRVVEGEYSRIPLHMMVEAGLAAGVPFKVWDPTINGHRLESGAVKLPVVNLAKLDELWVLAATEQGVVKNQSQQLSAEVHRALRRDYVHHSASNQGIASPANTSKFETTESKERRHVIGNEEA, from the coding sequence ATGGCAGCAGATCCCTACTGTATTCCCTGTGAACACTACGATAATTGGATAGAGATTGAGGTTCGTGATGAACACAATCGTTCGTTCAAGGGGCTGAAAGCGACACTGACCGACGATACCGGCAAATCCGAAACGGTCACTCTCAAAGAAGGGCGTGTGTTAGTACACGGTTTTGCCGTTGGCCCGATAGCCGTCAAGCTAGAGACGCTTCCCTGGCTTAAGGCGGCGCAATCGCGTGAAGTATTGAAGAACGGGCAAAGTGCCGTCCCTGCCTATGTAGCAGAAAAGGTTGGGTATGATGAAACGCCACGTGAACATATCAAGGCGACCACCGGTGACCTGTGCCTGACCGCACCTGAGCAACCGTTGCCAGAGGCGCATCAGGAAGGAAAAGCCGGTAGCGTCCGTTTCTTTACCAAACATTCCTACGTTATCGAGGTAAAAGGCTACCAGATCAACGTATTGCGCATCGGTGTATTCTTCGATGGCACGGGAAATAACACTTATAATGCCGAATCTGGTCTTAAAAAAGTGGAGCAATGGCTGGCTGAAACCTGCTCCGATCCGGCGCAGCGGGAGAAAGAGCTGCGTGGCTGCCAGATGGGGCGGCTTCCGGTGAGTGACAGTGCGGCGAACGATATTACTAATGTGGGTAAACTATTTAACCAATACGATCTGACTGCTGGCCCGCTGGTCGCCCATAGCTATATCAGCGGCATTGGCACTCGAGATCCGGTTGCAGGAAAAGAGGGGCTGGAATATCAACCAGACGATATGTTAACCAAAGCGCTGGATGTCGACTTTAGTGGTGAAGATTCCTCAATCGTTGGTAAGGTTAACCTGGCTTGTGAACAAGCGATCACACAAGCGATTGATGATGACCTGAAGAACGTATTACCCAACATTGACTGCATTCACCGCATTATGTTCGATGTGTTTGGCTTTAGCCGCGGGGCGGCGGCGGCACGCCATTTTGTGAATGTCATCGACCAAAAAGCCGATCATCCGCTGGTGCAGGCTGTGGCTAATACTCCCACTATTCGCCTTAAGGCTGGGTTTGACTGGGCCAGGCGGGACGATGTACGTATCACGTTTGTCGGGATTTTTGATACGGTCGCCTCATCCTACCATCCGAGTGTGAACATCCGTTTACATGCGGATAGCGTCGAGCGACTGGTGCATCTGACAGCGCTGGATGAGGTGCGGAAACACTTTCCCTTAACGCGCGTCACTCCCACTCCGATAGGCACCAGCATCCCACCACACTTCACCGAACTGGCTCTACCAGGTGCACATTCGGATCTTGGCGGCGGCTATTACAGTCGCTGGAGCCTGCGCAACCCCAATAGCGACCCAGCGCTGACCGAGTGCCTCGAACTGGAGCGCTTTATGAGTGAAGAAGAGAGCTCCATGCCGGATACAGAAAGCCGCGCTTATCGTCAGGCCCGCGCCTATGCCGAGGAAAAAATTGCGCAGGGCTGGGTCGGACGTCTTCATCCGCATTTGCTGCGCACTGCCACGCCACCCGTGGGGGCGATCAGTTTGATCCCCTATTCGTTTATCCGACGGCGTGGCAAAGATGATTCGTGGCCGAAAAAGGCCGTGTATGTGGAGGTGGTAATGAGCCGCGTGGTGGAGGGGGAATATTCGCGCATTCCGCTGCACATGATGGTAGAAGCGGGACTAGCCGCCGGGGTGCCGTTTAAAGTGTGGGATCCAACAATAAATGGGCATAGGCTTGAGTCTGGAGCCGTCAAATTGCCGGTGGTCAATCTGGCTAAATTGGATGAGCTCTGGGTGTTGGCGGCTACCGAACAGGGGGTGGTGAAAAACCAGAGCCAGCAACTCTCCGCGGAGGTTCATCGGGCATTACGTCGTGACTATGTGCACCACAGCGCCAGCAATCAGGGCATCGCCAGCCCGGCCAATACCAGCAAATTTGAAACTACCGAGAGTAAAGAGCGGCGGCACGTAATAGGCAATGAGGAAGCATGA
- a CDS encoding dihydrodipicolinate synthase family protein yields the protein MNTFSGVFPYLVSPVRPDGQVDKPVLAQLTEHLIQCGVHGVVPLGSTGEFAYLSAAQRLDVVKTVIETTAGRVPVIAGVASTTIQDAVEQTKRYVELGADGILAVLEAYFPLKDEGVEQYFRAIAEAAQGKPVVLYTNPQFQRSDLSLPVIERLSHVSNIRYIKDASTNTGRLLSIIERTRGRMDVFSASAHIPACVMLIGGVGWMAGPACIVPKQSIALYEAARAGDWNKAMELQRPLWRINEIFARYSIAGCIKAALQLQGFAVGDPLPPQQPLDEKARKEIADVLASVDSL from the coding sequence GTGAATACGTTTAGCGGTGTTTTTCCCTATCTGGTGTCACCCGTCAGGCCCGATGGTCAGGTTGATAAGCCTGTGCTGGCGCAACTCACTGAGCATCTGATTCAATGCGGTGTGCATGGCGTCGTGCCGTTAGGTAGCACCGGTGAATTTGCCTATCTCTCTGCGGCTCAGCGTCTGGATGTGGTCAAAACCGTCATTGAGACGACGGCGGGCCGTGTGCCGGTGATCGCCGGTGTCGCTTCCACAACGATTCAGGATGCCGTTGAACAAACGAAACGCTACGTTGAACTCGGTGCAGATGGCATTCTTGCGGTACTCGAAGCCTATTTTCCACTGAAAGACGAAGGTGTCGAACAGTATTTCCGCGCCATTGCCGAAGCCGCACAGGGCAAACCGGTCGTGCTTTACACCAATCCTCAGTTCCAGCGCTCCGATTTGAGCTTGCCCGTTATCGAACGCTTGAGTCATGTCAGTAATATCCGCTATATCAAAGACGCCTCGACGAATACTGGGCGTTTGCTGTCCATCATTGAACGTACCCGTGGCCGGATGGACGTGTTCTCCGCGTCCGCGCATATTCCCGCCTGCGTGATGCTGATTGGCGGTGTGGGTTGGATGGCTGGCCCGGCGTGTATCGTTCCCAAACAGAGTATTGCTTTGTATGAAGCCGCCCGCGCGGGTGACTGGAACAAAGCAATGGAGCTTCAGCGTCCGCTGTGGCGTATCAATGAAATCTTTGCCCGTTATTCCATTGCCGGCTGTATTAAAGCGGCGCTGCAATTGCAGGGATTTGCCGTAGGCGACCCGTTGCCGCCTCAGCAACCGTTGGATGAAAAGGCGCGTAAGGAGATCGCTGACGTTTTAGCGTCTGTCGATTCCCTCTAA
- a CDS encoding PTS sugar transporter subunit IIB — MNKILLCCAAGMSTSMLVQRMEKVAEKKAIAVEIKAVGFEEFNELIDEYDCCLLGPQIKYKLPEFKVIADEKKKPIAVINMVDYGMMNGEKVLNDALAMIN; from the coding sequence ATGAATAAAATTTTACTCTGTTGCGCAGCAGGAATGTCTACCAGCATGCTGGTACAGCGAATGGAAAAGGTCGCCGAGAAAAAAGCGATCGCTGTTGAGATAAAAGCCGTGGGTTTTGAAGAATTTAATGAACTAATTGATGAGTATGATTGCTGCCTTTTGGGGCCGCAAATCAAATATAAACTGCCTGAATTCAAAGTGATAGCCGACGAAAAAAAGAAGCCGATTGCAGTCATTAATATGGTTGATTACGGCATGATGAATGGGGAAAAAGTCCTCAATGATGCCTTGGCGATGATCAATTAG
- a CDS encoding 6-phospho-beta-glucosidase yields the protein MSIEQLPKDFLWGGAVAAHQVEGGWDQGGKGVSICDVLSGGAHGVDRVITDGVQPGVSYPNHQAVEFYSHYKQDIALFAEMGFKCFRTSIAWTRIFPNGDELEPNEAGLQFYDDLFDELLKYNIEPVITLSHFEMPHHLVKQYGGWFNRKVVDFFVRYSEVVMKRYQSKVKYWMTFNEINNQRNWQYPLFGYCCSGVIFTDHDKPEQALYQTLHHQFVASAKVVKLGHDINPDFKIGCMLALVPLYPWSCHPDDVMFAQEGMRQHHLFGDVQLRGYYPSYILNEWARKGYHIDMQPEDEQTLREGCTDYLGFSYYMSNAVQYAAKGRKTEDVIVGFDGGVKNPHVKASEWGWQIDPVGLRYTLNSFYERYQKPMFIVENGFGAVDKVEVDGSINDDYRIDYLKAHIEQMKKAVVEDGVELMGYTPWGCIDCVSFTTGQYSKRYGFIYVDKHDDGTGTFNRSKKKSFDWYKKVISSNGAEL from the coding sequence ATGTCTATTGAACAATTACCGAAAGACTTTCTGTGGGGCGGCGCGGTAGCGGCGCATCAAGTTGAAGGTGGTTGGGATCAAGGTGGCAAAGGCGTGAGCATTTGCGATGTCCTGTCTGGCGGTGCACACGGCGTTGACCGTGTGATTACCGATGGTGTACAGCCTGGTGTCAGTTATCCAAACCATCAGGCGGTGGAGTTCTATTCCCACTATAAGCAGGATATCGCCCTGTTCGCCGAAATGGGCTTCAAATGCTTCCGCACCTCGATTGCCTGGACGCGTATTTTCCCCAATGGTGATGAACTGGAGCCGAATGAGGCAGGTCTGCAATTCTATGACGACCTATTCGATGAGCTGCTGAAGTACAACATTGAGCCAGTGATTACGCTGTCTCACTTTGAGATGCCACATCACTTGGTTAAGCAGTACGGCGGTTGGTTCAACCGCAAAGTAGTGGATTTCTTTGTCCGCTACAGCGAAGTGGTCATGAAGCGTTATCAGTCCAAAGTGAAATACTGGATGACCTTCAATGAGATCAACAACCAGCGCAACTGGCAGTATCCGCTGTTTGGCTACTGCTGTTCCGGCGTGATTTTTACCGATCACGACAAGCCGGAGCAGGCGCTGTACCAGACGCTGCACCACCAGTTTGTCGCCAGTGCGAAAGTGGTGAAGCTGGGTCATGACATTAACCCAGATTTCAAAATTGGCTGCATGCTGGCGCTGGTACCGCTCTATCCGTGGTCATGCCACCCAGATGACGTGATGTTTGCACAGGAAGGGATGCGTCAACACCATCTGTTCGGTGACGTACAACTGCGGGGTTATTATCCGTCCTACATCCTGAACGAGTGGGCGAGAAAGGGCTATCACATTGATATGCAGCCGGAAGATGAACAGACACTGCGTGAAGGCTGTACGGATTATCTGGGCTTCAGCTACTACATGAGCAATGCGGTGCAGTATGCGGCAAAAGGCCGGAAAACCGAAGATGTCATCGTTGGGTTTGACGGTGGCGTGAAAAACCCGCATGTGAAGGCATCAGAATGGGGCTGGCAGATCGACCCGGTTGGCCTGCGCTATACGCTGAACAGCTTCTACGAGCGCTATCAGAAACCGATGTTCATCGTCGAAAACGGCTTTGGTGCGGTGGATAAGGTGGAAGTGGATGGCAGCATTAATGACGACTACCGCATCGACTATCTCAAAGCACACATTGAGCAGATGAAGAAAGCCGTTGTGGAAGATGGCGTGGAACTGATGGGTTACACGCCGTGGGGCTGCATCGACTGCGTGTCGTTTACCACCGGCCAGTACAGCAAACGCTACGGTTTCATCTACGTGGATAAACACGACGACGGCACCGGCACGTTCAATCGCTCGAAGAAAAAGAGCTTTGACTGGTACAAGAAGGTGATCTCCAGCAACGGCGCCGAGCTATAA
- a CDS encoding sugar-phosphatase: protein MSVKLIAIDMDGTLLTPQNQISPAVKAAIAAAREKGVQVVLATGRPYIGVERYLMELDLQQEGCYCITNNGALVQRTVNGDCVAQTALSFDDYLYFEALACKLGVHFHALDFNFVYTANKDISPYTIHESHLTGMPLKYRAVEEMDRSLTFPKVMMIDEPEILDRAISQLPPEAFERYTIMKSAEYYLEILDKRVNKGEGVKMLAEHLNIPRESVMTLGDQQNDLAMIRYAGIGVAMGNAIDEVKEASQFVTKTNMEDGVAYAIEKFVLNA, encoded by the coding sequence ATGTCTGTAAAACTGATCGCTATTGATATGGACGGGACGTTACTGACGCCCCAAAATCAAATTTCACCTGCGGTAAAGGCTGCGATTGCTGCTGCCAGAGAGAAAGGCGTGCAGGTCGTGCTGGCAACTGGTCGGCCCTACATCGGCGTCGAACGCTACTTGATGGAACTGGATTTGCAGCAGGAAGGCTGTTACTGCATCACTAACAACGGTGCGCTGGTTCAGCGTACGGTCAACGGTGACTGTGTGGCGCAAACCGCGCTGAGCTTCGACGATTATCTCTATTTCGAAGCGCTGGCCTGCAAATTAGGCGTCCATTTCCACGCGCTGGACTTCAATTTCGTCTATACCGCCAATAAAGACATCAGTCCTTACACCATTCATGAATCTCACCTGACCGGGATGCCGTTGAAGTATCGTGCGGTAGAAGAAATGGATCGCAGCCTGACGTTTCCGAAAGTGATGATGATTGATGAGCCAGAGATCTTGGATCGCGCCATCAGTCAGCTGCCACCGGAAGCCTTTGAACGCTACACCATCATGAAGAGCGCCGAATACTATCTGGAAATTCTGGATAAGCGTGTGAACAAAGGTGAAGGCGTAAAAATGCTGGCGGAGCACCTCAACATTCCACGCGAAAGCGTCATGACGCTGGGCGACCAGCAGAACGATCTGGCGATGATTCGCTATGCGGGAATCGGCGTTGCGATGGGTAACGCCATTGATGAAGTGAAAGAAGCCAGCCAGTTCGTCACCAAAACCAACATGGAAGACGGCGTCGCTTATGCGATCGAGAAATTCGTGCTGAATGCCTGA
- a CDS encoding DUF2931 family protein translates to MYRQLMVLLGLCVSLAACATSPTKSAFSWRYGTGSNIDITNNTQTEFYRDGKLIYADREAGGGAGGLLSDRITGRRYYWAGGGGLPTDGVPVPDRASIEMVSLYDRKRYRIKVDLPADLERRMRAVYQVQGRYDRRERLYFGLAPGGYYEVVLMGRGLGVSPDLLLARGIAEEVTDNWYDKKFPIGVSQYTVTLQDFDKKYGELFKQHPIPLGMDWAPIMDAYRAKQPKTDQQPMK, encoded by the coding sequence ATGTATAGACAACTAATGGTGTTACTGGGACTTTGTGTTTCATTAGCCGCCTGTGCGACGTCACCCACAAAATCGGCTTTTTCATGGCGATATGGCACGGGCAGCAACATTGATATCACTAACAATACGCAAACGGAGTTTTATCGTGATGGGAAACTCATTTACGCCGATCGTGAAGCGGGCGGTGGGGCGGGTGGACTTCTGAGTGACAGAATCACAGGCAGGCGTTATTACTGGGCAGGGGGCGGGGGGTTACCTACCGATGGTGTTCCCGTCCCTGATAGGGCTTCGATAGAGATGGTGTCCCTCTACGATCGCAAGCGTTACCGAATCAAGGTTGATTTACCTGCGGATTTAGAACGGAGAATGAGAGCAGTTTATCAAGTTCAGGGGCGCTACGATCGCCGCGAACGTTTGTATTTTGGTCTGGCCCCAGGCGGCTATTATGAAGTGGTCTTGATGGGACGGGGGCTTGGCGTTAGCCCAGATCTGTTGCTTGCCCGTGGCATCGCCGAAGAAGTCACAGACAATTGGTATGATAAAAAATTCCCAATTGGTGTGAGCCAATACACTGTGACGCTCCAAGACTTTGACAAAAAATACGGCGAGTTGTTTAAGCAACACCCTATCCCATTGGGAATGGACTGGGCGCCGATCATGGATGCCTACCGCGCCAAGCAGCCTAAAACGGACCAGCAGCCGATGAAATAA
- a CDS encoding PTS lactose/cellobiose transporter subunit IIA, with translation MLDETILDETTVMELIIYAGEARSSSMEALSAARKYDWDKAEELLNAASVAARKAHQIQTALIGADEGSGKIQVNLILVHAQDHLMNAMLCRELVEELIQLHREISSLKQHVNLK, from the coding sequence ATGCTCGATGAAACCATTCTTGATGAAACTACAGTGATGGAACTGATTATCTATGCGGGGGAGGCGCGCTCCAGCTCGATGGAAGCACTGAGCGCTGCCAGAAAATACGACTGGGACAAGGCCGAGGAACTGCTGAATGCGGCTTCTGTGGCGGCGCGCAAAGCTCATCAAATTCAGACGGCCTTGATCGGTGCCGATGAGGGTAGCGGAAAAATCCAGGTCAACTTGATTCTGGTTCATGCGCAAGATCACCTGATGAACGCGATGTTATGCCGTGAACTGGTTGAGGAACTGATTCAACTGCATCGGGAAATATCCTCCCTGAAACAACATGTAAACCTGAAATGA
- a CDS encoding PTS sugar transporter subunit IIC: protein MSKLSESLFSVIENRISPIAAKLSSQRHVVAIKDGFIASMPFLIVGSFMMLFAHPPFSPKSEWAFAQWWLGMVERHGEQIMMPYNMTMGIMAVYITSAIAYNLAQSYKMNGFMAASLALMSFMVVAAPQIDKSLPVGSLGGEGIFTAIIVAIYSTELMHFLQKRNIGIRLPEQVPPKIRQSFDLLIPILAIFLTLFPLSLFIQSQFGMLLPQAIMAMFAPIISASDSLPAILIAVLLCHLLWFAGIHGAVIVGGILQAFWLTNLGINQEAFNAGAPITKIFIEPFWQFFITVGGSGATMGLVFLYLRSRSAHLRSIGKLAVVPSMFNINEPVIFGSPIVMNPLLFIPFITAPLVNATLAYIALKTDLVHRVISLAPWTTPGPIGAAWSTGWDWRAVVLVGILIIVSSLIYYPFFKMYERQLIAQEVGTAEEAVSDAR, encoded by the coding sequence ATGAGTAAATTAAGTGAGTCATTATTCAGCGTTATCGAAAACCGTATTAGCCCGATTGCGGCAAAGCTCTCCAGCCAGCGCCATGTTGTGGCAATTAAGGATGGGTTCATTGCATCCATGCCCTTTTTAATTGTCGGCTCTTTTATGATGTTATTCGCCCATCCGCCTTTTAGCCCGAAAAGTGAATGGGCTTTCGCGCAGTGGTGGTTGGGAATGGTGGAACGCCACGGCGAACAGATCATGATGCCCTACAATATGACGATGGGCATTATGGCGGTGTATATCACCAGCGCCATCGCTTATAACCTGGCACAGAGCTATAAAATGAACGGTTTTATGGCTGCCAGTCTGGCGCTGATGTCGTTTATGGTGGTGGCCGCGCCGCAAATCGACAAAAGCCTGCCAGTCGGGTCGCTGGGTGGTGAGGGGATTTTTACCGCGATTATCGTGGCCATCTATTCGACGGAGCTGATGCATTTTTTGCAGAAGCGCAATATTGGTATCCGCCTGCCGGAACAGGTGCCGCCGAAAATTCGCCAGTCTTTCGATTTACTGATCCCGATTCTTGCCATCTTCCTGACGCTTTTCCCGCTTAGCCTGTTTATACAGAGCCAGTTCGGCATGCTGTTACCGCAGGCGATCATGGCGATGTTTGCGCCGATTATCTCAGCATCTGACTCGCTCCCTGCCATTCTGATCGCGGTATTGCTCTGTCACCTGCTGTGGTTTGCCGGGATTCACGGCGCGGTTATTGTCGGCGGTATTTTGCAGGCGTTCTGGCTGACCAACTTAGGGATCAATCAGGAAGCGTTTAACGCAGGCGCACCGATCACCAAAATCTTCATTGAACCCTTCTGGCAATTCTTCATTACGGTGGGGGGATCGGGGGCGACCATGGGGTTGGTCTTTCTCTATCTGCGCAGCCGTTCTGCCCATTTGCGCTCCATCGGCAAGCTGGCCGTGGTGCCGAGCATGTTCAACATCAACGAGCCGGTGATTTTTGGTTCACCCATCGTAATGAACCCGCTGTTGTTTATCCCGTTTATCACCGCGCCATTGGTGAACGCCACCCTTGCTTATATCGCGTTAAAAACCGATTTGGTACACCGCGTGATCTCTCTTGCGCCCTGGACTACGCCGGGTCCGATTGGCGCAGCCTGGTCTACGGGATGGGACTGGCGGGCGGTGGTGCTGGTGGGGATACTGATTATCGTGTCGTCCTTAATCTATTACCCCTTCTTCAAAATGTATGAACGTCAGCTGATTGCACAGGAAGTCGGTACAGCAGAGGAGGCGGTAAGTGATGCTCGATGA
- a CDS encoding LysR family transcriptional regulator, whose product MRINPRQVEAFHKVILTGGITAAANMMFITQPAVSRLIKDFEDALNLKLFDRDGRGLVPRAEAMKLYREVERLYLGLDHIGLIADEIRHAKGSVLRIAAVQALSFLCSDQVLPTLLKKYPDLSLFLDIESSSRITDAIAENHYDVGFIFGQPGIKGLEAEPLADASAVAVLAMDHPLATADEITLADLASTRAILPGRTTPLRAQIDISTRKEQIYLHNPIETSMVNCCVLASRNVGIGVVDFITALNSPSPVIVKPFNPDIKMAYCAVYPPQIPRSQVVNHITQVMKEKIADSLELK is encoded by the coding sequence ATGCGTATCAATCCCCGTCAGGTTGAAGCCTTCCATAAAGTCATCCTTACCGGTGGCATCACTGCTGCTGCCAACATGATGTTCATCACCCAGCCTGCGGTCAGTCGCCTCATTAAGGACTTTGAAGACGCGCTGAATCTTAAGCTGTTTGATAGGGACGGGCGCGGCCTGGTTCCACGCGCCGAGGCAATGAAGCTATATCGGGAAGTGGAGCGCCTTTATTTAGGGTTAGATCATATCGGGCTGATTGCCGATGAAATTCGCCACGCCAAGGGCAGCGTACTGCGCATCGCCGCCGTTCAGGCGCTCTCGTTTCTTTGTTCAGATCAGGTTCTGCCTACCTTACTCAAGAAATACCCCGATCTTTCCCTGTTTTTAGACATCGAAAGCAGCAGCCGTATTACGGACGCGATTGCTGAAAATCACTATGACGTTGGTTTTATTTTTGGCCAGCCGGGCATCAAAGGGCTGGAAGCCGAACCACTGGCAGACGCCAGTGCTGTCGCGGTGTTAGCGATGGATCATCCCCTTGCAACGGCGGATGAAATTACACTCGCCGATCTGGCCAGCACTCGCGCTATTCTGCCCGGCAGAACCACACCGCTGCGGGCGCAGATCGATATTTCCACCAGAAAAGAGCAAATCTATCTGCACAACCCTATCGAAACCTCGATGGTTAACTGCTGTGTACTGGCTTCAAGAAACGTTGGCATTGGCGTGGTGGATTTTATTACTGCTCTGAACAGCCCTTCTCCGGTTATCGTTAAGCCTTTCAATCCTGATATAAAAATGGCGTATTGCGCGGTCTACCCACCTCAAATCCCCCGCAGCCAAGTGGTTAATCACATCACTCAGGTTATGAAAGAAAAAATAGCGGATAGTCTGGAATTAAAATAA
- a CDS encoding ABC transporter substrate-binding protein, whose translation MKKSTLALLFTVLFSSSPLVYSADLNIGLASSTTSMDPQFYVSGANSAMARNIFDGLVVQDEKQQIAPALATSWKVIDDKTWEFVLRPGVKFHDGSDFTAKDVIASIKRVALASKNSPSSYAPYVSDIAEVIEVNPLTVRIKTKEASPLLLNNLSRISILPARLENVPTETLNSGKDVIGTGPFKFVSWVPDDRVVLSRNDDYWGGKAEWDNVTVRVFKNSSARVAAVLSGDVDMIENVPTADSSNIEKNQQLKTISTPGNRVIYLHMDQQRDESPFAKGPDGKNPLLKKEVRQAMSLALNRQAIVDRVMEGQAVVASQLVPKGYLGYSASIPAPVYNPEKAKQELAAAGYPNGFTLTFHASNDRYPNDSKIAQAIGQMFTRVGIKTEVVTMPGSVYFSRASRLEFSLIMGGAAIETGEASGVLGPLLETFGPNAGQGNRGRYSNPVFDKTLNEARVTLDETKREALLAEAMNIGMNDLGVIPVMFLSNTWAMKKQYTYVGRSDAYTLPYFVRSAK comes from the coding sequence ATGAAGAAATCAACGCTAGCGTTATTGTTTACGGTTTTATTTTCATCTTCACCTTTGGTTTATAGCGCGGACCTGAATATAGGTTTGGCTTCCTCCACCACATCAATGGATCCGCAGTTTTATGTGAGTGGGGCGAATAGCGCAATGGCGCGCAATATTTTTGACGGTTTGGTTGTACAGGATGAAAAACAGCAGATTGCACCTGCCCTGGCAACCAGTTGGAAAGTGATTGACGACAAGACGTGGGAGTTTGTATTGCGTCCTGGCGTTAAGTTTCACGACGGCAGTGATTTTACGGCTAAAGATGTGATTGCCAGCATTAAGCGTGTTGCGCTGGCATCAAAAAACAGCCCTAGTTCTTACGCACCTTACGTCAGCGACATTGCTGAAGTAATAGAAGTTAATCCACTAACGGTGCGGATAAAGACAAAAGAGGCTTCGCCACTGCTGCTGAATAATTTAAGTCGGATTTCCATTTTACCGGCCCGACTTGAGAACGTCCCGACGGAAACGTTGAATTCAGGAAAAGATGTGATTGGTACAGGGCCATTCAAATTTGTTTCCTGGGTGCCGGACGACCGGGTAGTCCTTAGTCGTAACGATGATTACTGGGGAGGAAAAGCAGAGTGGGACAACGTTACTGTCCGTGTATTTAAAAACAGTAGTGCACGTGTAGCAGCAGTATTGTCCGGTGATGTGGACATGATTGAAAACGTTCCAACAGCCGACAGCAGTAATATTGAAAAAAATCAGCAGTTAAAAACGATTTCAACACCAGGGAATCGTGTTATTTACCTTCACATGGACCAGCAGCGAGATGAATCACCGTTCGCTAAAGGTCCTGATGGTAAAAACCCATTACTAAAAAAAGAAGTACGCCAGGCGATGTCTTTAGCTCTTAATCGTCAGGCAATCGTCGACCGTGTGATGGAGGGGCAGGCTGTTGTCGCCTCTCAGCTTGTACCGAAGGGGTATCTCGGGTATTCCGCTTCCATTCCTGCGCCGGTTTATAATCCGGAGAAAGCCAAACAGGAACTGGCGGCGGCGGGTTACCCCAACGGCTTCACGCTGACCTTCCACGCGTCGAACGATCGTTATCCTAATGATTCTAAAATTGCTCAGGCCATTGGCCAAATGTTCACACGCGTCGGCATCAAAACCGAAGTGGTTACGATGCCCGGCAGTGTGTACTTCTCACGTGCGTCCCGTCTCGAATTCAGTTTGATTATGGGCGGGGCCGCGATTGAAACCGGGGAAGCTTCTGGAGTATTGGGGCCATTGCTAGAAACCTTTGGCCCCAATGCAGGACAGGGTAATCGTGGTCGCTATTCCAATCCTGTCTTTGATAAAACGCTGAACGAGGCACGTGTCACGCTGGATGAAACCAAGCGTGAGGCGTTGCTGGCAGAAGCGATGAACATCGGTATGAACGATTTAGGTGTCATTCCGGTGATGTTCCTGTCCAACACCTGGGCGATGAAAAAGCAGTATACCTATGTGGGCCGTTCCGATGCCTACACGCTGCCGTACTTCGTCCGTTCCGCGAAATAG